From the genome of Caretta caretta isolate rCarCar2 chromosome 27, rCarCar1.hap1, whole genome shotgun sequence, one region includes:
- the ASB16 gene encoding ankyrin repeat and SOCS box protein 16, with product MSRETFAFTSSTLRALRLQRERLEWEDRRRALSRQCLTRRFPPATSSSLLPKPARRPQYCRDPAVHNILYTGDLQTIKSIFKDEAVANVIVEMVSEELMWAAELGLWVLSPQKKHTSPLRIAAARGYRDCVKHLILQGAEVDAVVGGKAALHDSCIHQHADCAQLLLSYGANANVLSEEGLAPLHLCTSPETLRCAELLLEHGALVNLSTRDRRTTPLHVAAEHSLEAHLQLYLGYGAALAHRNREGETALNAACASSDRPAEAERYYRVAKRLLECGADARTAGRKNHTPLHNACGNCQPRLVELLLQHGAAVNVRNCAGYAPMDCALQAVEECPDGQPESIIATLLAHGAAAIHPKMLKFCSLAPRALEVVLNSYDRIPSCDSWVEVVPPEMWQEHKMFYDSALQMTNQPRQLQHLARCAVRKHLGGRCHSAIPELKLPPSLRDYLQLPLEGYIR from the exons ATGTCTAGGGAGACCTTCGCGTTCACTTCCTCCACCCTGCGCGCCCTGCGCCTACAGAGAGAGCGGCTGGAGTGGGAGGATCGTCGGAGGGCTCTCTCAAGGCAATGCCTGACCAGGAGGTTCCCACcggccaccagcagctccctgctccccaagccCGCCCGGCGTCCCCAATACTGCCGGGACCCTGCTGTCCACAACATCCTGTACACTGGGGACTTGCAGACTATCAAGAGCATCTTCAAAGACGAGGCTGTCGCGAACGTGATCGTGGAGATGGTCAGCGAGGAGCTGATGTGGGCGGCAGAGCTGG ggttgtgggtgctgagccctcaGAAGAAGCACACCTCCCCCTTGCGGATCGCGGCGGCCAGAGGCTACCGGGACTGCGTGAAGCACCTGATTCTGCAAGGGGCAGAGGTCGACGCCGTGGTGGGAGGGAAGGCCGCCCTCCATGACAGCTGCATCCACCAACATGCTGACTGTGCCCAGCTGCTCCTGAGCTATGGTGCCAATGCCAACGTGCTGTCGGAGGAGGGGCTGGCCCCGCTGCATCTCTGCACCTCCCCGGAGACCTTGCG gTGCGCCGAGCTGCTTCTGGAGCACGGGGCCCTGGTGAACCTGAGCACCAGGGACCGGCGGACGACCCCGCTGCACGTGGCCGCCGAGCACAGCCTGGAGGCCCACCTGCAGCTCTACCTGGGCTACGGGGCCGCCCTTGCCCACCGGAACCGGGAAGGGGAGACGGCCCTCAATGCCGCCTGCGCCAGCTCCGACAGGCCTGCCGAGGCCGAGCGCTACTACCGGGTGGCCAAGCGGCTGCTGGAGTGCGGGGCCGACGCCAGGACGGCCGGCAGGAAGAACCACACCCCGCTCCACAACGCCTGCGGCAACTGCCAGCCCCGCCTGGTGGAGCTGCTGCTCCAGCACGGGGCTGCCGTGAACGTCCGCAACTGTGCCGGCTACGCGCCCATGGACTGTGCCCTGCAGGCAGTGGAGGAGTGCCCGGACGGGCAGCCCGAGAGCATCATCGCCACCTTGCTGGCTCACGGGGCGGCGGCCATCCACCCCAAG ATGCTGAAGTTCTGCTCCTTGGCCCCTCGTGCCCTGGAAGTCGTGCTGAACTCCTACGACCGGATCCCGTCCTGCGATTCCTGGGTGGAAGTGGTGCCTCCGGAGATGTGGCAG GAACACAAGATGTTTTACGACTCTGCTCTCCAGATGACGAACCAGCCCCGGCAGCTGCAGCACCTGGCGCGCTGTGCCGTGCGAAAGCACCTGGGAGGACGGTGCCATTCTGCCATCCCCGAACTCAAACTGCCCCCGTCTCTGCGGGATTATCTGCAGCTCCCTCTTGAGGGCTACATCCGATGA
- the TMUB2 gene encoding transmembrane and ubiquitin-like domain-containing protein 2, with the protein MEPPGMTIFEGVGDEVTVVTGMVVLVLALVLAWLSTYVADGSNLLLGTIVATGESSVIHLSHVERYVGNSVTSEPTEPQGSADSSEEKAEEEGGAASNLGPAVEQGGNGSTSDSSLDHLLNIQGLPKRTSASESNALERPGQESQGTSQMSHIGEESEPCSGLIKVRLKFLNDTEEVAMVRPEDTVGVLKSKYFPGQENQMKFIYRGQLLQDQARTLRSLNIMDNCVIHCHLSQAASSPIPDSVVTPAEAAGLTVNIGNLMLPVFVVMLAVIWYCRINYRQFFTAPATISLVGVTVFFSFLVFGMYGR; encoded by the exons ATGGAGCCCCCTGGCATGACCATCTTTGAAGGGGTGGGGGATGAAGTAACGGTGGTGACTGGCATGGTGGTTCTTGTCCTGGCTCTGGTTCTGGCGTGGCTTTCCACTTACGTAGCAGATGGTAGCAACCTGCTTTTGGGAACTATTGTAGCTACGGGCGAATCCTCTGTGATCCATCTCAGCCACGTTGAACGGTACGTGGGGAATTCAGTAACGTCCGAGCCTACTGAGCCCCAGGGGTCTGCTGATAGTTCAGAAGAAAAAGCAGAAGAGGAAGGGGGTGCGGCATCCAACTTGGGCCCTGCAGTTGAGCAGGGGGGCAATGGCAGCACCTCTGACTCCAGCCTCGACCATCTGCTGAACATACAAGGCTTGCCCAAAAGGACATCAGCCAGCGAGTCCAATGCCCTAGAACGGCCGGGTCAAGAGAGCCAAGGAACCTCGCAAATGTCACACATCGGGGAGGAGAGTGAGCCATGCTCCGGGCTCATCAAAGTGCGTCTCAAGTTCCTCAATGACACAGAAGAGGTGGCCATGGTGAGACCGGAGGACACCGTGGGTGTTCTCAAGAG CAAATATTTCCCAGGACAAGAAAATCAGATGAAGTTTATCTATCGAGGCCAGCTACTCCAGGACCAGGCCCGGACTCTCCGCTCCCTCAATATCATGGACAACTGTGTGATCCATTGCCACCTGTCGCAGGCCGCCAGCTCCCCCATTCCTGACTCGGTGGTCaccccagcagaagcagcagggcTCACGGTGAACATAGGGAATCTAATGCTCCCTGTCTTCGTGGTGATGTTGGCTGTGATCTGGTACTGCCGCATCAACTACCGCCAGTTCTTCACTGCGCCGGCCACAATCTCCTTGGTTGGGGTGACTGTCTTCTTCAGCTTCCTGGTTTTTGGGATGTATGGACGATAA